The DNA segment CTAAATAAATTTGATGTATTTGTTGGAATGTTGGTCAGAAAGCGTCTTCTTATTACGTTTTTAGTCTCTTGTTGTATTCTCTCTTAACATTTTTATTAGATTCATGAACAGAGACTTTATGAGAAGATTATCTATAATATTATATAGATATCAATTTTGTACTTGTGAATGGATTAAGTGTAGCATTAGGAGTAGACATTAATGTTTTAATTGATGCGATTGTAACTAATATAATCTCGATTCAtattaaatataattataaataaaatcgagtctatatatatacagtatcacagtattttcattaccatcgagctataatcgatgagcaggcccctattgggcaacctctgatcagatggtaagttatacaccgaacctactatggccgagcgcctatgagcgagcccagttggccgagatatagagcctagtatggccaagcgcctatgagcgagcgtACTACGGtagagcaattatatatatataccgagccttataggtccgaacaactattttactcattatattgagagaattgagtcagtatcagcaggtaagcatatgttcaagttatcagttcagtttcagctttcagtatattgccttacatactcggtacattatttcgtactgacgtccctttctgggggcgctgtatttcatgcgtgcaggttcagatagacagacgggtcgacctcctcagtaggtgttgcctgAGTTCAGtgttatcggtaagctccccgtccttcggagttgccgggtctagaagTTCTgcgtacatcttgtgtatatttgcagataggttatgggtaggtcggggccttgttccgatcatagtacatctatcagtagaggcttgtagacatatcctgtcggttagtgtagtatgttgagcttgtaggccctgtacgtatattttgttggcttttcagttgtagtaattatgacagCCTTGCCGGCCAAGCTTTATGTTgacattcagtcagcattagcttccatttagttttatattttacttcataaattgtcttgcaatgtgacCTCTAGCAAGttagtacgcaaggataggtgaagCACTGGGTGCCGATCTCGCCCCCAggctcggggcgtgacaaaagtggtatcagagcagttctatcctaggaagTCTATAAGTTATGTCTAGTAAGatcttgtttatagatgtgtggtgcaccacattatataagcaggggactatttaggagttggttacctttctttcaaatctaaatcgtgaTGTAGCACTAAGTTATAgaaaatttgagttaaacttacgtGTTGACGTCTGTATGCACAGATGACGGTAACTAAAAAGACTACGACTAGCTAGAGGAGAGAAACCAGAGTAGGTGAGGGGACTAGAAGGGTACCCCCAGCAGATGGGGCCCAATCGGAGTCCCAAGGAGAGACCCCTACCCAACAATTACCGGCCCCTTCGCCACTTAAGGAGATTTTTAGGGAGACCGCACATCCAGTTCCCCCTCCGCTTCCATCAGATTAGGAATTGAGAAGTGCGATGCatttgttggtacaattggtagCTACCCAATAGCAAGCTAGAGCATCCGTTAGTGCAGGACCTTCTGAGGGATCTAGGAGTTCAACAGtccgagagtttattgctttgagtCCCCTAGAGTTCACGGGGGTAGATCATAGGGAGGACCCGTaggatttcatagatcagcttcaCAGGATCTTTCAGGTTATGCATGCCACGGAGAAAGATACAGTTGAATTAGCAGCTTTTcgactccgagatatagccatccCTTGGTACGAGGGATGGGAAAGGTCCAGGGGATGTGATGCACCTCctgctatttgggagaatttttcagatgccttCCATGACCAGTACTTACTGTGAGAGATCCGACAGGCCCGAGTCGatcagtttctagccctcaagcagggcaatatgagtgttcgagagtaTAGTCTCTGTTTTGACTCATTGTCtagatatgcaccatccatagttaCTACTATGCGGGATAGAATGTGATGATCCAAacggtcatcacttgttttaaaaataaattttgtatttcgaggccttaaaaacctctttctgtctcacctcgatttgagTGAGTAGTCAGGGTGCGTAGCCGAAAAGtcattttgtgaaaatctgtgaaaaatgatgaattttgcctttaaaatgagtttaagttgacttcggtcaacattttgggtaaacggatccggacctgtgatttgacagtcccggagggtccgtagaaaaatatgggacttgggcatatgcccggaatcaaattcagaggtcccaagcccgagaaataaatttttaaaaaaattgttttctggattatttatgagtttttggaaatgaaatgtgtttaaaatttgatggtatcgggcccgtattctggttccggagcctggtacggGCCTTATATGTTATTTAagttgagtctgtgaaatttggtaaaaaacgaacttgaaatgacgtgaatcagactgtaaagaaaattgaaaaatttgaggttcttaactgatttcatgattttatgctaaattcatagttgttgatgttattttggtgatttgatcgcatgagtaagttcatatgatgtttttgagttagtatacttgtttggtttggagccccgagggctcgggtgagtttcagataggttttaaacttagaaaaaagttgtaggttttcagtttctggtgcTTAGGGATTTTGTGCTTCACGTTTGCGTGGCTTCACTCGCGAACATGGAAGGCAATCTCCCTAAGGTGAAAATTtgttcttcgcaaatgcggagcTTGGGACGTGAACGTGAGGCTGTGGGGGGaataccctacgcgaacgcgtctAAGCCCTCGCAAACGCGTAGGGTTAGTGGCCTGGGGGAGGGATTTCACACtttaccttacgcgaacgcggccacctgaccgcgaacgcgatgactctGGGAGCTAACACTTTATGAATGCGAGTTTCTGATCGCGAACACGATGGTCAGCTGGGCCTGACCCATCGCAAACGCGACAGGtctatcgcgaatgcgatgaagtcCTAtctagtgattttaaaacagaagcaaaaactGGCAGAACCCATTTACCTCATATTTTCGAAATTTGGGAGCATTGAGGCTATTTTCAAAGGACAATTTCTTCCCTAAAACATTGGtaaatgattctaaacctttttcgttcgatttcccattgcatttcatcaattttcatcctaaaatctagggtttttatggtagaaattaagaatttgggtagagttagggctttttgattaattgggatttagacctcattttggggtcgggtTGCGAAACTAATTGTATATTTTAGCTCgtggtgaatgggtgatcgggttttggtccaaacctcgagttttgaccaagcgggcctggagTCAATTTTGGACTTTTTAGGGAAAATGATataaaacctataattaagcattgggtatgaattctttagcatttattgatgttgttaaatcaatttggactagatacgagttgtttggaggtgaattctaaaggaaaagcggtgtttgaggcttgagttgggcttgaaagttcgaggtaagtgtttggtctaaccttagcttgagggattatgagttatgtcctatttgctatgtgttacttgttgagtacgacgtataggcatggtgacgagtatctatacattggtgtcaagcatgaccgtgagtcttaaattgaaattgttgtgttcttaataagtactacgaaggtctaagttgttgattctctgtgttgagcaaggattatgattgttCTTGTGGAAATTGCTTATGGTtgggtattggtgctagttgaggttcttttgtgaagttagatgttggaacaagtttggttatagctgattttcccttgccgAGGCCAACCAGCAGTAAGCCGTCTTAGAGATGTAGTTATCAcatgtactattctggtttgtagcagagatgtttcagttttatttgatccaggatctacatactcatatgtgtcatcttattttgcaccgtatctggtcatgcctagtgattccttgagtgctcctgtatatgtgtctacactagtgggtgattctattgtggtagatcgagtccatcgttcgtttatagttgtgattgggggtctcgagactcgtgtagatttgttacttctggacatggttgatttttatgtcatattagggatggattggttatcatcttaccatgctatcttagactgtcatgccaagattgtgaccttagccttgccgggtttaccctgtttaaagtggagagggactcctggtcattctacccgtagtgttatctcttatgtaaaggctcggtgtatggtcggaaaggggtgtttggcctatttggcatatgttcgtgattctagtgccgaggttccttctattgactctgtgcctattgttcatgagttccctgaggtatttccttcagacctgcggggtatgccacccgacagggatattgacttctgcattgatttggctccaagcactcagcccatttctattccgccgtatcgtatggccccgcctgagttgaaagagttgaaggagcaattgcaagacttgcttgaaaaaggtttcattagacctagtgtttcaccttggggtgcgccggtgttgtttgttaagaagaaggacggatcgatgagaatgtgtatagattaccggcacttaaacaaggttacaatcaagaataagtatccattgccgaggattgatgatttatttgatcaacttcagggtgccaaggtattttcaaagattgacttgagatctggctaccatcagttgaggattagggcatccgatgtccctaagacagctttccgcactcggtacaggtATTATGAGTTCTTAATGATATCATTCGGGTTGATAAATgcccagtagcttttatggatttgatgaactgagtgttcaagccttacttggatttgttcatgatagtcttcattaatgatattttgatctattcccgcagccgggaggaatatgagcagcatcttagagtggttcttaaGACTTTGAGGGACAgttagttgtatgccaagttttcaaagtgcgagttctagttgagtttagttgcattcctgggttatATTGTATCAGCAAaaggtatttaggttgatcctaagaagatagaggcagtcgaGAACTGGCCTACACTCGCATCAGCTACAAAGAaacggagtttcttgggtttggcaggctactatcgtcggtttgtggaggggttttcgtctattgcagccccgatgaccaggttgacccagaagggtgtccagtttaggtggtcagataagtgtgaggcgagctttcagaagcttaagacagctttgactatagcaccggtgttggttttgcccagaggttcagggccatatacagtttattatgatgcatctcgtattggacttggtgcagtgttgatgcaggatggcaaggtcattgcctatgcttcacggcagttgaagattcatgagaagaactatctggttcatgatttggagttagtagccattgttcacgcgtttggaggcattatctgtaaggcgtggcatgtgaggtgttcacggatcacaagagtctgcagtatttgttcaagtagaaagagctaaatttgaggtagagaaggtggttggagctattaaaggactatgatatcaccatcttatatcatccgggaaaggccaatgtggtggccgatcctttgagtaggaagtcagccattatgggcaatcttgcttatattctggttggtgagagaccgcttgccttggatgttcaggctttggccaatcagttcgtgaggttggatgtttctgagcccagctgtgtgttagcttacacagtcgctcattcttctttattggagcgtatccgagatcgacattatgatgatcctcatttatgtgtccttagagagACGGTGCAACATGGAGtgtgtgatttaagttgagtgtgtgaaatttggtaagaaagggacttgaaatgacgtaaatcggaccgtatttgagaaaattggaaaatttgaggttcttaagtgatttcatgatttttatgctaaattcatagttgttgatgttattttggcgattttatcGCACGAGTaaattcatatgatgtttttgagttagtatgcatgtttggtttggagccccgagggctcgggtgagtttcggataggtttcgaaAGGTTTTAAACTTGGAAAAAAGTTACAGGTTTTTAGTTTCTGGTGCACAtggattttgtgcttcgcgttcgcgtggcttcACTCGCGAATGCGGAAGGCAATCTCCCTCAAGTGAAAATTTGTTCTTCATGAGCGTGGACCTtgggacgcgaacgcgaggctgtgGGGGGAATACCCTACGCGAACGTGTCCAGGCCCTCACGAACGCATAGCGTTAGTGGCATGGGGGAGGGATTTCACACTTTACCTTACGCAAACGCGGCCACCTGACCACGAATGCGATGACTCTAGGAGCtaaagcttcgcgaacgcgagcttCTGACCGCGAACGAGATGGTCAGttgggcctgacccatcgcgaacgcgataggcCTATCGCAACGCGATAAAGGCCTGCCAAGTGATTTTAAAATAGAAGCAAAAACAGGCAGAACccatttacttcatattttcgaaatttgggagcattgaggcgattttcaaataacaatttcttccccaaaacattggtaaatgattctaaacctttttctttcgatttctcattgcatttcatcaattttcatcctaAGATTTAAgggttttatggtagaaattaggaatttgggtatagttagggctttttgattaattgggatttagacctcgttttggggtcggatttcaaaactaattatatatttgacCTCGTGGGTGAAGGGGTGATCGatttttggtccgaacctcgagttttgaccaagtaggcctggggtcaatttttgactttttgggaaaaatgatagaaaatttataattaagcattgggtatgaattctttagcatttattgatgttgttaaatcaatttggactagatatgaGTTGTTTGgtggcgaattctaaaggaaaagcggtgtttgaggcttgagttggccgtggaagttcgaggtaagtgtttggtctaaccttaacttgagggattaggagttgtgtcctatttgctacgtgttacttgttgagtacggcgtataggcatggtgacgactatctatacgttggtgtcaagcatggtcgtgagtcttaaattgaaattgttgtgttcttaataagtactacgaatgcttaagttgttgattctctgtgttgagcaaggattatgattgttCTCGTGGAAAATTCTTATGGTTGgatattggtgctagttgaggttcttttgtgaagttagatgttggaacaagtttgtttatagctgattcccttgcccggATAGGGTTGTTTtctttattgttcccttgccggggctctctttgtgattggtgttAAACTGTATAtgtggaacgggttgcacgccacaataatattatatttggattgggtttcacgccgcaacaacattatgtttggatcaggtttcacgccgcaacaataatataattggatcaggttgcatgccgtaacaataatataattggatcgggttgcacgccgcaacaatgataaatgatatggatcgcgttgcacgccgcatcaatgtttttatgatttgaatcgggttgcgcaccgcaataatagataataaaagtgTTTATTGATTGATAACAATTTCCTTATTCTTTTGCAGTGAATTTTAAAtagttctttatgcttttctctcaaattactgttggtaaatgatattccccgcaacatgtccccctcctatctttaattgtctatttctttttattttctgctgtatatgatataactgcacaggtttatttagtagtctggtcctagcctcgtcactactttgccgaggttaggccagacacttaccagcacatggggtcagttgtgctgatactacactctgcactgtgtgcagatcccggagcggcaacttttggaccgtagctttgggtggctgccttcagtccagtcagagattccaaggtagtcctgcaggcgtccgcaggccctggcgttcTCCTCTAACTTTATattctattttcatttacttcagagacatattgtatctttctttctagacaattgtttgtagtattcgtagatattccgtgatattgtgacaccggttccgggtagagatgtacttgtaattgtcgtacttgtttttggcaaagttatcagattacgtcttccgcatgttttcattatttgttaatatttcactgttgatcgtatgttttttaaactgttaaaaagggcttaataaaagagttagtgaatctataatactcggctttcctagctttcacgagtaggcgccatcacgactcccgagtgtgggaaatccgggtcgtgacatagaaTCCATAGGTTTATAGCAGGGTTGGCCCCAGAGTTGACCGAGGCATGTGCCACCGCTGCATTACAGGATAGTATGGATTCTCCAGGATTCAGGCATCTGCCCAGCATATAAAAAGGGGTAGGCGTCGGCAGCAAGGTACGGAGAGGACTAAGTTAGGGCAGCGGAAGAAGATGAGATTTAATATATCTCAGGAGTAGTCTCATGGCAGTTGTAGGCCCCAGTACTTCGAACGGCCACCTAGACCTCCGCCACCTCAGTCACAAGGTTACAGGTATGACAGTTATACTCAGTCAGGACCAGGTGAAAACTCCTAGGCATCAGGTTTGCTACGACAGCGAGGTTCGGGGTAGACATGGCCATTTTCGCCACGGTGTACCATCTGTTGTAGAGGACACTTGGACAATGCCGAGTCAATTTCgatgcttgttatacatgtggacgtccagggcatatgatgcgatattgcccaaatagagattctgggttatggAGCAACCAACGAATTCAGCAACAGGATTAGCTATGCCTGTGCATCCTTCAGGGCGCGAGTCTCAGTCTTCGGCTGGTAGAGTTTGAGGCAGAGGTAGAGGGTCCAGTTTAGGTGGTAACCAGAATCGTATCTATGCGCTAGCAGGTCAACAGGACCAAGAGTCCTCACCAGATGTTGTGacaggtatgttgaccatttgttctcacgatgtttatgccttgatagacccaggatctactttatcatgtattaccccatttgtcgcgaggaaatttggtatagtgcctgaaatactaagtgatccttttgcggTATTTACACCGATCAGAGAATCAATTATCGCTAGACAGTTTTACCGAGGTTGTACGGTATTAGTTTGTGGTCGTCAGACCCCAGCCGACCTAGTTGagctagagatgttggattttTACGCTATCATGGGCATGGAATGGTTGGCAGCTTGCTATGCCACAGTTGATTGTCAAGCAAACATAGCTAGATTTCATTTTTCGGGTGAGCCCGTTCTTGAATGGCTAGGTAATACGACGACACCCAGatgtaggtttatttcctatatGAAAGCGAGGAAAATGACCAcaaaagggtgcatttatcatattgtgcgagCTAAAGATGTGAATGCTGAGATACCTATACTTCAGTCTATTCCAGTAGTCAAAGAGTACGCGTATATATTTCCAAatgaacttccaggtattcctccaGAGTGAGAGCTTGATTTTGGCATCAATTTGCTTCCGGGAACGtaaccaatatccatccctccgtTTAGAATGGCATCTGCCGAATTaaaggagttaaaggaacaattaaaagatttactggagaaaggtttcatcagaTCCAGTACCTCACATTGGGGTGCACCGGTGCTATTTGTACGGAATAAAGACGACTCGctgaggatgtgtatcgattataggcaactgaacaaggtaactattaagaataagtatccacttccaaggatagatgacttgtttgataaGTTGCAGGGAGCAAGatgcttttcaaaaataaatttgaggttggggtaccaccaggtcagagttcgagttccttgtcatgtccttcgggttgacggacgcacctgccatatttatggacttgacgAATAGCCTATTCCGGCCATATTTAGATTTGTtcatgatagtctttattgatgatattctggtttattcacgttcagaggatgagcatgtagACCACCTACGAGTGGTACTCCAAACCCTCCGtgataataaattgtatgctaagttttctaagtgtgagttctggttgaaggctgtagcattcttggggcacattgtatccgacggaggtataaaggtagacactcagaagattaAGGCTGTGAAATTCTGGCCTAGACCTATCACTCAGacaaagattcgtagctttctaggcttagcaggataCTACCGGAGGTTCGTAGAGGGTTTTTCTTATATTTCAACACCATTAACGAAGTTGACGCAGAAAGCGACTAAGTTTCAGTAGATAGAAGCCTGTGAGCAaagtttccaagagcttaagaatAGGTTGACCTCAACGTCAGTTCTAGCACTTCTAGAGGGTCCAGAgggttatgccatgtattgtgatgccttggGTGTTgggttaggatgtgtcctgatgcaacatgggaaagtaattgcgtatgcttcaaggcagttaagGAAGCATGAGTGGAATTATACGACCCACGACCTCGAATTAGCtgcggttgtccatgcacttaagatatggtgacattatttatatggtgttcataTTGATGTGTTTACAGATCATAAAAGCTTgcagtatatcttcaagcaaaaagagttgaatttgcgacagaggcgatggcttgagttattgaaagattacgatgttaacattctctaccatccagggaaagTTAATGCtgtagcagatgccttaagtcgccgatctatgggtagcttagcacatgtagaggACCAAAAAAGACAATTAACTAGAGGATTCATCAATTGGATTGTTTGGGGGTTCGGTTAGTATACTCTTTCAATggaggagttgtactccaaaatattgcaaaatcatctctcatagctgaagtaaaggagaggcagtaCGAGGATCCAGAGTTGGTCGAGTTGAGAGAATGAGTTCCGCAATAGAAAAAGTCGTTGTTAGAACTCAAATGATATGGGGTTCTCAGATACAGGGGTCATTTGTATGTTCCAGATGTAGCAAGGTTACGAGATAGGATTATGTTAGAGGCACATTATTCGTGGTACtccattcaccctgggtcgacgaagatgtatcatgacattaaggatgtgtattggtggaacgatatgaagaagaacattgttgAGTATGTCGCTCAGTGTCCTAGTTGCCAGTAGGTGAAgatagagcaccagaagcccggagggctaatgcagactatagatatcccgacatggaaatgggaggcgataaacatggactttatcacAGGTTTACCTCATTCTCATTGTAAGTTCAattccatatgggtgatagtcgataggctcacgaaatcagctcatttcctacCGGTCAGATCTATATATATAGCAGAAGATTATGCAGTTATATATTAAAGAGATAGTCCAACTACACAGAGTGCCAATATCTATTATATCTAATCGTGGGGCCCAGTTGACaacacatttttggaggtcatttcagaaaggtctagggacttaggtgaatctcagcacaacttttcatccacaaattGATGGACAAGCCGAGCGCACAATTCAGACGCTTTAGGATATTTTACGAGCGTGTGTGCtagattttaaaagaagttgggatgaacatctacctcttatcgagtttgcatataataacagttatcactctagtatccagatggctccatacgaggctttgtatgggcatAACTGCAGATCTGCTATATGgcggtttgatgttggagaaccTAGGTTACATGGGCCAAACCTTGTTCAACAGCCcacagaaaaagtaaagcttatccaggaGTGACTATTGACAGCTCAAAGTCGTCAAAAGTCATACTCCGACATGCGACGACAAGATTTAGATTTTGGGGTTAATGaatgggtattcttaaaggtgtcacctatgaaaggtgtgatgaggtttggcaagaaaggaaaacttagcccacAGTATATTGGGCCATATAGGATCATTCGTAGAGTGgaccaagtagcttatgagttagaattgccctcagaaTTAGAGTCCGTCCATTCGGTTTTTCAGTACATTGGCAATCCTACCCGAGTGTtgcccacggatgatgtacagattacaaaggacttgtcatacgaggaaattccggttgtcatcctagaccgacaaatccgcaagctacgaaataaagaggtagcctccgtgaaggtTCTATGGAGAAGCAAGAATGTGGAAGAGATGACGTGGGAAGTGGAggaagaaataaaaacgaaatatcCCCACAGCCCAATTCAGGCCAATAGGATCTCCGGTAAGCTTTTATTTTTAACTTTATGAATTCATAATAAACAACTGTGTGAGGCCAAGTGTGGCATATATAGCATGTTTCCTGGCTGTGCGTAGAGTGGTTTTAGCCTGATGTATGGAGGAGACTCTGGAAAAAAAATTCCAAGGTATGTAAgagtaaacattcgaggacgaatgtttctaagggagGAAAGatattacatctcgcgtttttcgtacgttaaacTTTCATCTTTAGTTAATTGACAtaaactcggggatgagattttcTTGGGGTTAGCATATTTACACTATTTATaccaagcaataagtaagtgccatgaaggaaagggtaaacaaattaaaaaaaatgagtttcgttgtaGGTTGTCGATTTGGAATAAACTATGGGCCAATCGATAATCCCGGATCTTTATGGACTAGTAACATACAATATACCATATGACCATgttagtatgatgtataaagtgtatttaaaacaagtagaattttaagtaatttgagataatttttaattatgcgggtaattagttaattatcggataacgagacattacctaattacctaataagtggataaatattAAATATCTCACCCTCATCTCCACGTGGCAGCTAGCCATGTTATAAAGGAATGACTAATAGTCATTCCTGGCTAAGTTGTCAAAAAATTACAATATCTTTCATTTCCAAGAAATTGTCTAATCAAAGTCTTTCAACTAAACTAAAACAAAACGTTAGCCGTTCTCCAAAATCTTTCAACAAAATTTCGTTCTCAAACATTACATCCAGGGTGAGACATTAGCAATATCCTTCTTTCAATCAATTCCTACAAAATAACATCCAA comes from the Nicotiana sylvestris chromosome 4, ASM39365v2, whole genome shotgun sequence genome and includes:
- the LOC138889780 gene encoding uncharacterized protein codes for the protein MEQPTNSATGLAMPVHPSGRESQSSAGQQDQESSPDVVTGMLTICSHDVYALIDPGSTLSCITPFVARKFGIVPEILSDPFAVFTPIRESIIARQFYRGCTVLVCGRQTPADLVELEMLDFYAIMGMEWLAACYATVDCQANIARFHFSGEPVLEWLGNTTTPRCRFISYMKARKMTTKGCIYHIVRAKDVNAEIPILQSIPVVKEYAYIFPNELPGIPPE